In the genome of Tripterygium wilfordii isolate XIE 37 chromosome 19, ASM1340144v1, whole genome shotgun sequence, one region contains:
- the LOC119986216 gene encoding probable galacturonosyltransferase 15, whose protein sequence is MNLYISAKGIKRLEVPSSKVAPFRRVISRRTLTVVLLLGIFLPFLFVRIAFSVLESASACSSSIDCIGWRLRTSLKLREELTRALLEANNDSINGGGEGMDTISSSFDSFNQLVHDMTSKQQDIKDFVSKTKSMLSRMELKVQSARQRESIHWHLASHGIPKSLHCLSLKLAEEYAVNAMARSHLPPPEYVSRIADPLFMHVVLLTDNVLAASVVISSTVQNSVDPERLVFHIVTDKKTYTPMHAWFAINPIQSAVVEVKGLHQYDWTQEVNVGVKEMLEIHRLIWTHHYKKLKQEFHYEGEAQMRKLEALSPSGLSLMNHLRLYIPQLFPDLNKIVFLDDDVVVQHDISSLWELELNKKVVGAVVGSWCGENSCSGRRYVDYLNFSHPIIFSTFDPDRCAWLYGMNVFDLKAWRRTNITSTYRKWLKHNLNSGLELWQPGMLPPALLAFEGYVLPIDPSYHMAGLGYRSTQEAPKEIMEASAVLHFTGPAKPWLEIGFPEVRNFWSRYVNCSNKFIRKCKIVV, encoded by the exons ATGAACTTGTACATATCCGCAAAGGGGATCAAGAGACTTGAAGTGCCGAGCTCCAAGGTGGCGCCTTTTCGGCGGGTTATTTCTAGGCGCACGCTCACGGTGGTGCTGCTATTAGGGATCTTTTTGCCCTTCCTTTTCGTTAGAATTGCCTTTTCAGTCCTTGAATCTGCTTCCGCCTGTTCTTCCTCTATTG ATTGTATAGGATGGAGGCTTCGCACTTCTCTG AAACTCAGAGAAGAGCTGACAAGAGCACTATTGGAGGCAAACAATGATAGCATtaatggaggaggagaaggaatgGATACTATTAGTAGTTCATTCGACTCATTCAACCAGCTTGTGCATGATATGACGTCAAAACAACAGGACATCAAGGACTTCGTTTCTAAGACAAAGTCCATG TTATCCAGGATGGAGCTGAAGGTGCAGTCAGCCAGGCAGAGGGAGTCAATACACTGGCATTTGGCTTCACATGGTATTCCTAAGAGTCTACATTGCCTTTCCCTCAAATTGGCTGAAGAGTATGCTGTAAATGCCATGGCACGATCTCATTTGCCTCCACCTGAATATGTATCTCGCATTGCTGATCCATTGTTTATGCATGTTGTTCTCCTAACTGATAATGTCCTCGCTGCCTCAGTTGTCATCTCTTCCACTGTTCAAAACTCCGTCGACCCTGAAAGATTGGTGTTCCACATAGTCACTGACAAGAAAACTTATACTCCAATGCATGCTTGGTTTGCTATCAATCCCATTCAATCAGCAGTGGTGGAAGTCAAGGGACTGCACCAATATGATTGGACTCAGGAAGTCAATGTTGGAGTTAAGGAGATGCTAGAGATTCATCGCTTAATATGGACTCACCATTACAAGAAATTGAAACAAGAGTTCCATTATGAAGGAGAGGCGCAAATGAGAAAATTGGAAGCTTTGAGCCCAAGCGGTCTGTCCCTTATGAATCATCTCCGACTTTACATTCCCCAG CTATTTCCGGATCTCAACAAGATAGTTTTCTTGGATGATGATGTAGTAGTTCAACATGACATATCATCTTTGTGGGAATTGgaactcaacaagaaagttgTTGGTGCAGTTGTTGGCTCCTGGTGTGGGGAGAACAGTTGCTCAGGAAGGAGATATGTTGACTACTTGAATTTTTCGCACCCAATAATTTTCTCCACGTTCGATCCTGACCGTTGTGCATGGCTTTATGGAATGAACGTCTTCGATCTTAAAGCTTGGAGGAGAACCAACATCACTTCAACTTACCGTAAATGGTTGAAACAT AACCTCAATTCTGGGTTGGAATTATGGCAACCAGGAATGCTTCCGCCAGCCTTACTTGCTTTTGAGGGCTATGTGCTTCCCATTGATCCTTCATACCATATGGCTGGGTTAGGCTATAGATCGACTCAAGAAGCTCCTAAAGAAATAATGGAAGCTTCTGCTGTTTTGCATTTTACTGGCCCAGCAAAGCCATGGCTAGAGATTGGTTTCCCAGAGGTACGAAACTTTTGGAGCAGATATGTAAATTGTTCAAACAAGTTTATTAGGAAATGTAAAATTGTGGTGTGA
- the LOC119986242 gene encoding HVA22-like protein f, producing the protein MGVLGVIAKRLDALIGPGIMLLFPLYASLRAIESPSTLDDQQWLTYWIIYSFITLFELSFYKVLVWFPLWGYMKLLLCAWLVLPMFNGAAYVYEKHVRRYIINNINIGGRLLFSSSSSSAAYSDEQKKLLQMMTFDARKAVVQYVDKYGWDSVERAIKAAERETKKH; encoded by the exons ATGGGTGTTCTTGGAGTCATTGCAAAACGTTTGGATGCACTGATCGG GCCTGGGATCATGCTACTTTTCCCCTT ATATGCATCATTGCGAGCCATTGAGAGTCCATCAACCCTAGATGACCAGCAATGGCTGACGTACTGGATAATATACTCCTTCATAACCCTCTTCGAGCTATCCTTTTACAAAGTACTAGTCTGGTTTCCATTGTGGGGATACATGAAGCTGTTGCTGTGTGCGTGGTTGGTGCTTCCGATGTTCAACGGGGCGGCTTATGTTTATGAGAAGCACGTCAGGCGATACATCATCAACAATATTAATATTGGTGGGAGACTActattctcctcctcctcctcctccgctgCTTACTCCGATGAGCAAAAGAAACTTCTGCAGATGATGACTTTCGACGCAAGAAAAGCTGTCGTTCAATACGTTGATAAGTATGGTTGGGATTCTGTGGAACGAGCTATCAAGGCC GCTGAGAGAGAAACCAAGAAGCACTGA